A window of the Buchnera aphidicola (Periphyllus koelreuteriae) genome harbors these coding sequences:
- the ydiK gene encoding AI-2E family transporter YdiK: protein MKNPKDNMDLSQIIVLTILITFVILSSLYIISPFLKIFFWSSIIVISTWPIMLKIDYFLGGKRNLSIFFIIIFLLLLFFIPMFFFINFVIKNSILIIYWIVHGDYRLPNLNYLNDIPIFGTKLQSSYNNLIQDKQNNIICYFKPYIYQLIKFFIFQFQYFTKFIINLIFIFLFSCFLYFKGEFIHSFVYNLSLRLNSNLIYSTLLIVGKSIRSVALGIVLTAFFHGFFAGIGLFIIGIPYSIFLIILIIFLSLIQIGSFPVLTPIIFWLYWKHYIFFGTFLLLWTIFISILDSIMRLFFIKIGINLPIFLIFFGVIGGFISFGMIGLFIGPVVLDMSYKIILSWTKNKSEKNLYKINKIKKSE, encoded by the coding sequence ATGAAAAATCCAAAAGATAATATGGATTTATCACAAATTATTGTTTTAACAATATTAATTACATTTGTTATTTTATCAAGTTTATATATTATATCTCCTTTTTTAAAAATTTTTTTTTGGTCTAGCATAATAGTTATTTCTACATGGCCTATAATGTTAAAAATAGATTATTTTTTAGGTGGAAAACGTAATTTATCTATTTTTTTTATTATTATTTTTTTATTATTATTATTTTTTATTCCTATGTTTTTTTTTATTAATTTTGTTATTAAAAACAGTATATTAATTATTTATTGGATTGTACATGGAGATTATAGATTACCTAATTTAAATTATTTAAATGATATCCCTATATTTGGAACAAAACTTCAATCAAGTTATAATAATTTAATACAAGATAAACAAAATAATATAATATGTTATTTTAAACCTTATATTTATCAATTAATAAAATTTTTTATTTTTCAATTTCAATATTTTACTAAATTTATTATTAATTTGATTTTTATTTTTTTATTTAGTTGTTTCCTTTATTTTAAAGGAGAATTCATACATTCTTTTGTTTATAATTTGTCTTTAAGATTAAATTCAAATTTAATTTATTCAACATTATTAATTGTTGGAAAATCGATTCGATCTGTTGCATTAGGTATTGTATTAACAGCTTTTTTTCATGGTTTTTTTGCTGGAATTGGTTTATTTATAATTGGTATTCCATATTCTATTTTTTTAATTATTTTAATTATTTTTTTATCATTAATTCAAATAGGATCCTTTCCAGTTTTAACTCCAATAATTTTTTGGTTATATTGGAAACATTATATTTTTTTTGGGACATTTCTTTTATTATGGACTATATTTATTTCTATTTTAGATAGTATAATGAGATTATTTTTTATAAAAATAGGAATTAATTTACCAATATTTTTAATTTTTTTTGGAGTTATTGGTGGTTTTATATCGTTTGGAATGATAGGATTATTTATAGGACCTGTTGTTTTAGATATGTCTTATAAAATTATTTTATCTTGGACAAAAAATAAATCAGAAAAAAATTTATATAAAATTAATAAAATAAAAAAAAGTGAATAA
- the rplT gene encoding 50S ribosomal protein L20: protein MARVKRGVCSRARHKKVLKKAKGYYGARSRVYRVAIQAITKSGQYAYRDRRQKKRNFRKLWITRINAAARKNNLSYSCFIYGLKKSNIIINRKILSDISIYDKSSFTELVKESRLNLIK from the coding sequence ATGGCTCGAGTAAAAAGAGGAGTTTGTTCTCGCGCTCGTCATAAAAAAGTTTTAAAAAAAGCAAAAGGATATTATGGAGCAAGATCTAGAGTTTATAGAGTAGCTATTCAAGCTATTACAAAATCAGGTCAATATGCGTATAGAGATAGACGACAAAAAAAAAGAAATTTTAGAAAATTATGGATTACTCGTATTAATGCAGCTGCAAGAAAAAATAATTTATCTTATAGTTGTTTTATATATGGTTTAAAAAAATCAAATATTATTATTAATAGAAAAATTCTTTCTGATATTTCTATTTATGATAAATCTTCTTTTACTGAATTAGTAAAAGAATCTCGTTTAAATTTAATAAAATAA
- the rpmI gene encoding 50S ribosomal protein L35 encodes MNKLKTLKSALKRFKKTASGKFKRKQANLRHILTKKTSTRKRHLRSKKIISHSNVKSVKSFFPYI; translated from the coding sequence ATGAATAAATTAAAAACTTTAAAAAGCGCTTTAAAACGTTTTAAAAAAACAGCATCTGGAAAATTCAAAAGAAAACAAGCAAATTTAAGACATATTTTAACTAAAAAAACAAGTACAAGAAAACGACATTTAAGATCTAAAAAAATTATTTCTCATTCAAATGTCAAATCAGTTAAATCTTTTTTTCCATATATTTAA
- a CDS encoding 3-deoxy-7-phosphoheptulonate synthase: protein MKKTDELGTLKMDPLITPAKLSECYSVTSEIIDNVINTRKRISNIISGKDNRLLVIIGPCSIHDSIAAMEYANRLNDLKKKYSDSLEIVMRTYFEKPRTVIGWKGLISDPDIDNSFKVNKGLKIARKLLLNINKIGLSAATEFLDMVIGQFINDLISWGAIGARTTESQIHREMASALSCPVGFKNGTDGNTLIAIDAIRAAKCPHIFLAPNKNGKMTINHTRGNLFSHIIMRGGKKPNYHKKDIKKAILNLKKFKLHEKLMIDFSHGNSLKQHKLQFKVCESVCKKIKNGCKNIFGVMIESFLIEGSQQISTKNKMTYGQSITDSCLNWEDSVLMLKNLYKSVKNKM from the coding sequence ATGAAAAAAACAGATGAATTAGGAACATTAAAGATGGATCCTCTAATTACACCAGCTAAGTTATCTGAATGTTACTCTGTGACTTCAGAAATTATTGATAATGTAATTAATACAAGAAAAAGAATTTCTAATATAATTTCTGGAAAAGATAATCGTTTATTAGTTATTATAGGTCCTTGTTCTATACATGATTCTATTGCAGCAATGGAATATGCTAATCGTTTAAATGATTTAAAAAAAAAATATTCTGATTCTTTGGAAATTGTTATGCGTACTTATTTTGAAAAACCTAGAACTGTAATTGGATGGAAGGGTTTAATTTCAGATCCAGATATCGATAATAGTTTTAAAGTTAATAAAGGATTAAAAATTGCTAGAAAACTTCTATTAAATATTAATAAAATTGGGTTATCTGCTGCTACTGAATTTTTAGATATGGTAATTGGTCAATTTATAAATGATTTAATTAGTTGGGGAGCAATTGGAGCTAGAACAACTGAAAGTCAAATTCATAGAGAAATGGCTTCTGCATTATCTTGTCCTGTAGGTTTTAAAAATGGAACAGATGGAAATACATTAATTGCGATAGATGCTATACGTGCTGCAAAATGCCCTCATATTTTTTTGGCTCCTAATAAAAATGGGAAAATGACAATTAATCATACTCGTGGAAATTTATTTTCTCATATTATTATGAGAGGTGGTAAAAAACCAAATTATCATAAAAAAGATATTAAAAAAGCTATTTTAAATTTAAAAAAATTTAAATTACATGAAAAGTTAATGATTGATTTTAGTCATGGAAATTCATTAAAACAACATAAATTACAATTTAAAGTATGTGAATCAGTTTGTAAAAAAATTAAAAATGGTTGTAAAAATATTTTTGGTGTTATGATAGAAAGTTTTTTAATAGAAGGATCTCAACAAATTTCTACAAAAAATAAAATGACATATGGGCAATCTATTACAGATTCTTGTTTAAATTGGGAAGATAGTGTTTTAATGCTTAAAAATTTATATAAATCTGTTAAGAATAAAATGTAA
- a CDS encoding iron-sulfur cluster assembly accessory protein yields MYIFHNYFINKIKKTKKKKKKKKKKKKKKKKKYKIKSKKKKFKGILITQKAFKKILDIFKKNNIKKIKINIKKSGCAGFKYIFEKYKKKKKTDIVFFKKNIDIIVSKKKIYLIDGIKIDCIKKKFKTIFKFFHKKIQNTCGCGESFQIKNS; encoded by the coding sequence ATGTATATTTTTCATAATTATTTTATAAATAAAATAAAAAAAACAAAAAAAAAAAAAAAAAAAAAAAAAAAAAAAAAAAAAAAAAAAAAAAAAAAATATAAAATTAAATCTAAAAAAAAAAAATTTAAAGGAATATTAATAACTCAAAAAGCATTTAAAAAAATATTAGATATATTTAAAAAAAATAATATTAAAAAAATAAAAATAAATATAAAAAAATCTGGATGTGCTGGATTTAAATATATATTTGAAAAATATAAAAAAAAAAAAAAAACAGACATTGTGTTTTTTAAAAAAAATATTGATATTATTGTTTCAAAAAAAAAAATATATTTAATAGATGGAATAAAAATTGATTGTATAAAAAAAAAATTTAAAACAATTTTTAAATTTTTTCATAAAAAAATACAAAATACATGTGGTTGTGGAGAAAGTTTTCAAATAAAAAATTCTTAA
- the infC gene encoding translation initiation factor IF-3, with amino-acid sequence MKGWKRVKNTRIHRINNEIHSKIVRLTGLNNEQMGIVNLSDALFESKKVGVDLVEISPNSEPPVCKMMNYGKFIYNKTKALKEQKKKQKIVHVKEIKFRPSTDEGDYQVKLRNLTRFLKDGHKVKITIRYRGREMAHQRIGINVLNRVKNDLSNISLVEFFPSRIEGRQMVMMLSPKKK; translated from the coding sequence ATTAAAGGTTGGAAAAGAGTTAAAAATACAAGAATTCATAGAATAAATAATGAAATTCATTCAAAGATTGTTCGTTTGACTGGTTTAAATAATGAACAAATGGGTATTGTAAATCTTTCAGATGCTTTGTTTGAATCAAAAAAAGTAGGTGTTGATTTAGTAGAAATTAGCCCAAATTCAGAACCTCCAGTATGTAAAATGATGAATTATGGAAAATTTATTTATAATAAAACTAAAGCATTAAAGGAACAAAAAAAAAAACAAAAAATAGTTCATGTTAAAGAAATTAAATTTCGACCTAGTACAGATGAAGGAGATTATCAAGTTAAATTAAGGAATTTAACTCGTTTTTTAAAAGATGGACATAAAGTAAAAATTACTATTCGTTATCGAGGAAGAGAAATGGCTCATCAAAGAATAGGAATTAATGTATTAAATAGAGTAAAGAATGATTTAAGTAATATTTCTTTAGTTGAATTTTTTCCATCTCGAATTGAGGGACGACAAATGGTTATGATGTTGTCACCTAAAAAAAAATAA
- the tyrS gene encoding tyrosine--tRNA ligase — protein MFKKSFLDQLKNRKLISQITNDLKIDNILKKQVISVYCGFDPTADSLHVGHMLPLLFLRRFQLKGHTPIILIGGATSLIGDPSFKLEERKLFNFIDTSNWVKKIKNQISLFLDFSSASNKAIIVNNYNWFKKINILSFLRNIGKHFSINQMINKESVKKRIKKGNKGLSFTEFSYSLLQAYDFSILYKKYNTLLQIGGSDQWGNITSGISLTNFLYHAEVFGLTLPLLTTSTGEKFGKSGKNTIWLDPKKTTPYEFYQFWLNTTDENIYNYLKYFTFLKIKEINKFKKNNNLKQTYIKLKKILAKKMTCLVHGKKNYKYSKKISKIFFIKKINNLNFNNLKKLKNYNAPYINLKKKKYSLKEVLCLTLLASSLTNAKDLIKSNSISINYKKQNNIDYIFSNLDKLYKKYTIISRGKKNFFLLIWK, from the coding sequence ATGTTTAAAAAAAGTTTTTTAGATCAATTAAAAAATCGTAAATTAATTTCTCAAATAACAAATGATTTAAAAATTGATAATATATTAAAAAAACAAGTTATTTCTGTATATTGTGGATTTGATCCTACTGCAGATAGTTTGCATGTAGGTCATATGTTGCCTTTATTATTTTTAAGACGATTTCAATTAAAAGGTCATACACCTATTATATTAATTGGAGGAGCAACAAGTTTAATTGGTGACCCAAGTTTTAAATTAGAAGAACGAAAATTATTTAATTTTATTGATACATCTAATTGGGTAAAAAAAATTAAGAATCAAATTTCATTATTTTTAGATTTTTCTTCTGCTTCAAATAAAGCAATAATTGTAAATAATTATAATTGGTTTAAAAAAATTAATATATTATCTTTCTTAAGAAATATTGGAAAACATTTTTCTATTAATCAAATGATTAATAAAGAATCTGTAAAAAAAAGAATTAAAAAAGGAAATAAAGGACTTTCATTTACTGAATTTTCATATAGTTTATTACAAGCATACGATTTTTCTATTTTATATAAAAAATATAATACTTTATTACAAATTGGAGGATCAGATCAATGGGGTAATATTACTTCTGGTATTAGTTTGACTAATTTTTTATATCATGCTGAAGTTTTTGGGTTAACTTTACCTCTTTTAACTACTTCTACTGGAGAAAAATTTGGAAAAAGTGGAAAAAATACAATATGGTTAGATCCAAAAAAGACAACTCCATATGAATTTTATCAATTTTGGTTAAATACAACTGATGAAAATATATATAATTATTTAAAATATTTTACATTTTTAAAAATTAAAGAAATAAATAAATTTAAAAAAAATAATAATCTAAAACAAACATATATTAAATTAAAAAAAATTCTTGCTAAAAAAATGACTTGTTTAGTTCATGGAAAGAAAAATTATAAATATTCAAAAAAAATTTCTAAAATTTTTTTTATAAAAAAAATAAATAATTTAAATTTTAATAATTTAAAAAAATTAAAAAATTATAATGCTCCATATATAAATTTAAAAAAAAAAAAATATAGTTTAAAGGAAGTATTATGTTTAACTTTATTAGCATCTTCATTAACAAATGCAAAAGATTTAATTAAATCAAATTCAATTTCAATTAATTATAAAAAACAAAATAATATTGATTATATTTTTTCAAATTTAGATAAATTATATAAAAAATATACTATTATTAGTCGAGGAAAAAAAAATTTTTTTCTTTTAATTTGGAAATAA
- the thrS gene encoding threonine--tRNA ligase, with translation MPVIIFSDGSKKKYKKFISIRKVSRDFKNINKNYYISALLNNKIVDLSTIINKDSKLFFIKKTDEMALQIIRNTCLHLLGYSLKLLWPEIKLCQSFVNEPQFYYDFYKKIPLTEKDISLIEKKMNFLIKKKYNIFLKKMDYKNFKKILIDLKETYKIKILKLNFKKKDNISFYIHEKNIDFLTGVQAPKISFCKYFKLQKLSGVYWKSNSKNQMIQRISGTAWANKLQLKSFLKILKSNKKIDHRFISKKLNLFHLQKDSPGMVFWHHNGWFIFKKLKDFIRKKLIKYKYQEVKTPFLMNKSIWKKSGHLENYQDFIFSTSSENKEYCIKPMNCPGHIQIFNNFLKSYKDLPIRISEFGSCHRNEFSGSLHGLMRLRNFTQDDAHIFCTKSQLKNEIKNCIKMIYEIYNTFSFNKILVKLSTRPYKRIGNNSVWDYTEKILINVLKDSKIKFSIQKGEGAFYGPKIEFELRDCFNRNWQCGTIQLDFYLSKRLGSFYVNKNNKKKHPVLIHRAILGSIERFIGILLEEYNGFLPIWLVPIQVKIINVSENHIEYCQNILKLLQKKNIRTETDFKNKTIGLKIRETVLLKIPYILICGDKELQNNTVSVRYFSGKMINNINLLEFINKINKKINF, from the coding sequence ATGCCTGTTATTATATTTTCTGATGGTAGTAAAAAAAAATATAAAAAATTTATTTCCATTAGAAAGGTTTCTCGAGATTTTAAAAATATTAATAAAAATTATTATATTTCTGCTTTATTAAATAATAAAATAGTTGATTTAAGTACTATTATTAATAAAGATTCAAAATTATTTTTTATTAAAAAAACAGATGAAATGGCTTTACAAATAATTAGAAATACGTGTCTTCATTTATTAGGATATAGTTTAAAATTATTATGGCCTGAAATTAAGTTGTGTCAATCATTTGTTAATGAACCTCAATTTTATTATGATTTTTATAAAAAAATTCCATTGACTGAAAAAGATATATCTCTTATTGAAAAAAAAATGAATTTTTTAATAAAAAAAAAATATAATATTTTTTTAAAAAAAATGGATTATAAAAATTTTAAAAAAATTTTAATTGATTTAAAAGAAACTTATAAAATTAAAATTTTAAAATTAAATTTTAAAAAAAAAGATAATATTTCTTTTTATATTCATGAAAAAAATATTGATTTTTTAACTGGAGTACAAGCACCAAAAATAAGTTTTTGTAAATATTTTAAGTTACAAAAGTTATCTGGTGTTTATTGGAAATCTAATAGTAAAAATCAAATGATTCAACGAATTTCAGGAACTGCTTGGGCAAATAAATTACAATTAAAAAGTTTTTTAAAAATTTTAAAAAGTAATAAAAAAATTGATCATAGATTTATTAGTAAAAAATTAAATTTGTTTCATTTACAAAAAGATTCTCCAGGAATGGTTTTTTGGCATCATAATGGATGGTTTATATTTAAAAAATTAAAAGATTTTATTAGAAAAAAATTAATAAAATATAAATATCAAGAAGTAAAAACTCCATTTTTAATGAATAAATCAATATGGAAAAAAAGCGGCCATTTAGAAAATTATCAAGATTTTATTTTTTCTACTTCTTCTGAAAACAAAGAATATTGTATTAAACCAATGAATTGTCCTGGTCATATACAAATTTTTAATAATTTTTTAAAATCTTATAAAGATTTACCTATTAGAATTTCTGAATTTGGAAGTTGTCATAGAAATGAATTTTCAGGTTCATTACATGGTTTAATGAGATTAAGAAATTTTACACAAGATGATGCTCACATTTTTTGTACAAAATCTCAATTAAAAAATGAAATTAAAAATTGTATAAAAATGATTTATGAAATATATAATACTTTTTCATTTAATAAAATTTTAGTTAAATTATCTACAAGACCATATAAAAGAATTGGTAATAATTCAGTATGGGATTATACTGAAAAAATTTTAATAAATGTTTTAAAAGATAGTAAAATAAAATTTTCTATTCAAAAAGGAGAAGGTGCTTTTTATGGACCAAAAATAGAATTTGAACTTAGAGATTGTTTTAACAGAAATTGGCAATGTGGAACTATTCAATTAGATTTTTATTTATCTAAACGATTAGGATCATTTTATGTTAATAAGAATAATAAAAAAAAACATCCAGTTTTAATTCATAGAGCTATTTTAGGTTCTATTGAACGATTTATTGGTATTCTTCTTGAAGAATATAATGGATTTTTACCTATTTGGTTGGTTCCTATTCAAGTGAAAATTATTAATGTATCTGAAAATCATATTGAATATTGTCAAAATATATTAAAATTATTACAAAAAAAAAATATAAGAACTGAAACAGATTTTAAAAATAAAACTATAGGATTAAAAATTAGAGAAACTGTTTTATTAAAAATTCCTTATATATTAATTTGTGGTGATAAAGAATTACAAAACAATACTGTTTCTGTTCGATATTTTTCTGGAAAAATGATTAATAATATTAATTTATTAGAATTTATTAATAAAATAAATAAAAAAATTAATTTTTAG